One segment of Calliopsis andreniformis isolate RMS-2024a chromosome 1, iyCalAndr_principal, whole genome shotgun sequence DNA contains the following:
- the LOC143179260 gene encoding organic cation transporter protein isoform X1: MWGMQELQWNARYAEVNGKQVSNGKDVDKNEEVDAVQEAIGNLGRWQIYVCLAISLVKFPIAWHQLAIVFMAPHQEYNCTAPARSEFSDQCIVNVNGTLAECTEWEYDRSTFTETIISQWNLVCSRTHYANIQQSILMFGVLLGNIIFGNLADRYGRKMPLMVSVVLQLVSGIGCAVVPWFPALLLMKLLSALATGGTMVTSYVICMEIVGTKWRAAITVLYQIPFSLGHMSLAGLGFLFRHWQHLQLAITLPSIILLSYWWIVPESPRWLLAFGKQRAACKVLQKAANVNKVEDKDIPELVRQHCLHHNSKRTESDHKASILDLFRTPNMRVKSLSIFFNWIVCGMGLFGMSQYVGQVGGDIFVNFAVSGAMQIPGNFVAWWAMNRLGRKVTLICSNTISGVAALFLLLVPSDITWIRLILVCFGIVGMSVSFTTVYLFSGELFPTVVRNIGVGTSSMCARIGSITAPFVVSLDHIQAWLPPAVFGILPIIGAGLCLLLPETVGCTLPETLEDGEEFGKKIHKKKKIPKDVEAEATL, encoded by the exons ATGTGGGGAATGCAGGAGTTGCAGTGGAATGCGAGGTATG CGGAAGTGAATGGCAAGCAAGTATCAAATGGCAAAGATGTCGACAAAAACGAGGAGGTCGATGCCGTCCAGGAAGCAATTGGGAATCTTGGCAGATGGCAAATATACGTCTGTCTGGCGATCTCCCTGGTCAAGTTCCCGATCGCTTGGCACCAGCTTGCGATCGTCTTCATGGCGCCGCATCAAGAGTATAACTGCACCGCGCCAGCCCGCTCAGAGTTCTCTGATCAGTGCATAGTCAATGTCAATGGTACTCTAGCAGAATGCACCGAGTGGGAGTATGACAGGAGCACGTTCACAGAGACGATAATATCGCAG tggaatttAGTATGCAGTCGAACACATTACGCCAATATCCAGCAATCTATTTTGATGTTCGGCGTGCTTTTGGGCAATATTATATTTGGCAATCTAGCAGATAG ATATGGTAGAAAGATGCCGTTGATGGTATCCGTAGTTCTTCAGCTGGTTTCCGGTATTGGATGTGCCGTCGTGCCATGGTTTCCAGCTTTATTGTTAATGAAATTACTCAGCGCTTTGGCCACGGGGGGTACAATGGTTACAAGCTATGTTATTT GTATGGAAATCGTTGGTACAAAGTGGCGGGCTGCTATCACAGTACTTTACCAAATTCCATTTAGTTTGGGCCACATGTCATTGGCTGGACTTGGGTTTTTGTTCCGCCATTGGCAAcaccttcaactcgcaatcacgTTACCTTCTATTATTTTATTAAGCTACTGGTGGATTGTACCTGAATCTCCTAGATGGCTGCTAGCTTTCGGAAAGCAAAGAGCAGCTTGCAAGGTCTTACAAAAGGCTGCTAATGTGAACAAAGTAGAAGATAAGGATATTCCAGAGTTGGTCAGACAACACTGTTTGCATCAT AATTCAAAACGAACGGAGTCAGACCACAAAGCATCAATTTTAGATCTGTTCCGTACTCCCAACATGAGAGTAAAGTCCTTGTCGATCTTCTTCAATTGGATCGTCTGTGGGATGGGATTGTTCGGAATGTCACAGTACGTAGGACAAGTTGGTGGCGATATTTTCGTGAATTTCGCCGTCTCAGGCGCGATGCAGATACCTGGTAACTTTGTCGCTTGGTGGGCGATGAACAGACTTGGCAGAAAGGTCACGTTAATTTGCAGCAACACGATCTCTGGCGTCGCTGCGCTTTTTCTTCTCCTAGTTCCAAGCG ATATCACGTGGATTCGATTAATTCTAGTCTGTTTCGGCATCGTTGGTATGTCGGTCTCCTTCACGACGGTTTACCTGTTTTCCGGTGAATTGTTTCCCACGGTTGTCAGGAACATAGGTGTAGGCACCAGCAGCATGTGCGCTAGAATTGGCTCCATCACAGCACCGTTTGTAGTGTCCTTG GATCATATACAAGCATGGCTGCCACCAGCTGTTTTCGGAATTCTGCCAATTATTGGTGCCGGGCTTTGTCTTCTGTTGCCAGAAACGGTTGGATGTACACTTCCGGAGACGCTCGAAGATGGTGAGGAGTTTGGAAA GAAAATTCATAAGAAAAAGAAGATTCCAAAGGATGTTGAAGCAGAAGCGACACTTTAA
- the LOC143179260 gene encoding organic cation transporter protein isoform X2 gives MKNTQTNNYAEVNGKQVSNGKDVDKNEEVDAVQEAIGNLGRWQIYVCLAISLVKFPIAWHQLAIVFMAPHQEYNCTAPARSEFSDQCIVNVNGTLAECTEWEYDRSTFTETIISQWNLVCSRTHYANIQQSILMFGVLLGNIIFGNLADRYGRKMPLMVSVVLQLVSGIGCAVVPWFPALLLMKLLSALATGGTMVTSYVICMEIVGTKWRAAITVLYQIPFSLGHMSLAGLGFLFRHWQHLQLAITLPSIILLSYWWIVPESPRWLLAFGKQRAACKVLQKAANVNKVEDKDIPELVRQHCLHHNSKRTESDHKASILDLFRTPNMRVKSLSIFFNWIVCGMGLFGMSQYVGQVGGDIFVNFAVSGAMQIPGNFVAWWAMNRLGRKVTLICSNTISGVAALFLLLVPSDITWIRLILVCFGIVGMSVSFTTVYLFSGELFPTVVRNIGVGTSSMCARIGSITAPFVVSLDHIQAWLPPAVFGILPIIGAGLCLLLPETVGCTLPETLEDGEEFGKKIHKKKKIPKDVEAEATL, from the exons CGGAAGTGAATGGCAAGCAAGTATCAAATGGCAAAGATGTCGACAAAAACGAGGAGGTCGATGCCGTCCAGGAAGCAATTGGGAATCTTGGCAGATGGCAAATATACGTCTGTCTGGCGATCTCCCTGGTCAAGTTCCCGATCGCTTGGCACCAGCTTGCGATCGTCTTCATGGCGCCGCATCAAGAGTATAACTGCACCGCGCCAGCCCGCTCAGAGTTCTCTGATCAGTGCATAGTCAATGTCAATGGTACTCTAGCAGAATGCACCGAGTGGGAGTATGACAGGAGCACGTTCACAGAGACGATAATATCGCAG tggaatttAGTATGCAGTCGAACACATTACGCCAATATCCAGCAATCTATTTTGATGTTCGGCGTGCTTTTGGGCAATATTATATTTGGCAATCTAGCAGATAG ATATGGTAGAAAGATGCCGTTGATGGTATCCGTAGTTCTTCAGCTGGTTTCCGGTATTGGATGTGCCGTCGTGCCATGGTTTCCAGCTTTATTGTTAATGAAATTACTCAGCGCTTTGGCCACGGGGGGTACAATGGTTACAAGCTATGTTATTT GTATGGAAATCGTTGGTACAAAGTGGCGGGCTGCTATCACAGTACTTTACCAAATTCCATTTAGTTTGGGCCACATGTCATTGGCTGGACTTGGGTTTTTGTTCCGCCATTGGCAAcaccttcaactcgcaatcacgTTACCTTCTATTATTTTATTAAGCTACTGGTGGATTGTACCTGAATCTCCTAGATGGCTGCTAGCTTTCGGAAAGCAAAGAGCAGCTTGCAAGGTCTTACAAAAGGCTGCTAATGTGAACAAAGTAGAAGATAAGGATATTCCAGAGTTGGTCAGACAACACTGTTTGCATCAT AATTCAAAACGAACGGAGTCAGACCACAAAGCATCAATTTTAGATCTGTTCCGTACTCCCAACATGAGAGTAAAGTCCTTGTCGATCTTCTTCAATTGGATCGTCTGTGGGATGGGATTGTTCGGAATGTCACAGTACGTAGGACAAGTTGGTGGCGATATTTTCGTGAATTTCGCCGTCTCAGGCGCGATGCAGATACCTGGTAACTTTGTCGCTTGGTGGGCGATGAACAGACTTGGCAGAAAGGTCACGTTAATTTGCAGCAACACGATCTCTGGCGTCGCTGCGCTTTTTCTTCTCCTAGTTCCAAGCG ATATCACGTGGATTCGATTAATTCTAGTCTGTTTCGGCATCGTTGGTATGTCGGTCTCCTTCACGACGGTTTACCTGTTTTCCGGTGAATTGTTTCCCACGGTTGTCAGGAACATAGGTGTAGGCACCAGCAGCATGTGCGCTAGAATTGGCTCCATCACAGCACCGTTTGTAGTGTCCTTG GATCATATACAAGCATGGCTGCCACCAGCTGTTTTCGGAATTCTGCCAATTATTGGTGCCGGGCTTTGTCTTCTGTTGCCAGAAACGGTTGGATGTACACTTCCGGAGACGCTCGAAGATGGTGAGGAGTTTGGAAA GAAAATTCATAAGAAAAAGAAGATTCCAAAGGATGTTGAAGCAGAAGCGACACTTTAA
- the LOC143179260 gene encoding organic cation transporter protein isoform X3, producing the protein MAPHQEYNCTAPARSEFSDQCIVNVNGTLAECTEWEYDRSTFTETIISQWNLVCSRTHYANIQQSILMFGVLLGNIIFGNLADRYGRKMPLMVSVVLQLVSGIGCAVVPWFPALLLMKLLSALATGGTMVTSYVICMEIVGTKWRAAITVLYQIPFSLGHMSLAGLGFLFRHWQHLQLAITLPSIILLSYWWIVPESPRWLLAFGKQRAACKVLQKAANVNKVEDKDIPELVRQHCLHHNSKRTESDHKASILDLFRTPNMRVKSLSIFFNWIVCGMGLFGMSQYVGQVGGDIFVNFAVSGAMQIPGNFVAWWAMNRLGRKVTLICSNTISGVAALFLLLVPSDITWIRLILVCFGIVGMSVSFTTVYLFSGELFPTVVRNIGVGTSSMCARIGSITAPFVVSLDHIQAWLPPAVFGILPIIGAGLCLLLPETVGCTLPETLEDGEEFGKKIHKKKKIPKDVEAEATL; encoded by the exons ATGGCGCCGCATCAAGAGTATAACTGCACCGCGCCAGCCCGCTCAGAGTTCTCTGATCAGTGCATAGTCAATGTCAATGGTACTCTAGCAGAATGCACCGAGTGGGAGTATGACAGGAGCACGTTCACAGAGACGATAATATCGCAG tggaatttAGTATGCAGTCGAACACATTACGCCAATATCCAGCAATCTATTTTGATGTTCGGCGTGCTTTTGGGCAATATTATATTTGGCAATCTAGCAGATAG ATATGGTAGAAAGATGCCGTTGATGGTATCCGTAGTTCTTCAGCTGGTTTCCGGTATTGGATGTGCCGTCGTGCCATGGTTTCCAGCTTTATTGTTAATGAAATTACTCAGCGCTTTGGCCACGGGGGGTACAATGGTTACAAGCTATGTTATTT GTATGGAAATCGTTGGTACAAAGTGGCGGGCTGCTATCACAGTACTTTACCAAATTCCATTTAGTTTGGGCCACATGTCATTGGCTGGACTTGGGTTTTTGTTCCGCCATTGGCAAcaccttcaactcgcaatcacgTTACCTTCTATTATTTTATTAAGCTACTGGTGGATTGTACCTGAATCTCCTAGATGGCTGCTAGCTTTCGGAAAGCAAAGAGCAGCTTGCAAGGTCTTACAAAAGGCTGCTAATGTGAACAAAGTAGAAGATAAGGATATTCCAGAGTTGGTCAGACAACACTGTTTGCATCAT AATTCAAAACGAACGGAGTCAGACCACAAAGCATCAATTTTAGATCTGTTCCGTACTCCCAACATGAGAGTAAAGTCCTTGTCGATCTTCTTCAATTGGATCGTCTGTGGGATGGGATTGTTCGGAATGTCACAGTACGTAGGACAAGTTGGTGGCGATATTTTCGTGAATTTCGCCGTCTCAGGCGCGATGCAGATACCTGGTAACTTTGTCGCTTGGTGGGCGATGAACAGACTTGGCAGAAAGGTCACGTTAATTTGCAGCAACACGATCTCTGGCGTCGCTGCGCTTTTTCTTCTCCTAGTTCCAAGCG ATATCACGTGGATTCGATTAATTCTAGTCTGTTTCGGCATCGTTGGTATGTCGGTCTCCTTCACGACGGTTTACCTGTTTTCCGGTGAATTGTTTCCCACGGTTGTCAGGAACATAGGTGTAGGCACCAGCAGCATGTGCGCTAGAATTGGCTCCATCACAGCACCGTTTGTAGTGTCCTTG GATCATATACAAGCATGGCTGCCACCAGCTGTTTTCGGAATTCTGCCAATTATTGGTGCCGGGCTTTGTCTTCTGTTGCCAGAAACGGTTGGATGTACACTTCCGGAGACGCTCGAAGATGGTGAGGAGTTTGGAAA GAAAATTCATAAGAAAAAGAAGATTCCAAAGGATGTTGAAGCAGAAGCGACACTTTAA
- the Y-f gene encoding yellow-f: MWPFLLIAFLSAGSCHEFKTVHSWDFMEFNLPNEDVQKALMSSGDYIPEHNMPLGLQVWKDKVFVTVPRWRNGVMSNLNYFSKNDNSTSPKLTPYPNWETNDIHKDGGIVSIFRVRADACNRLWGVDTGISDILGNTTVVQPIRIFVIDLNTDQILRIYTLKNSDQTSNSFFADLVVDVDPKNCEDAYLYTSDLGGYGIVVYSWAKNDSWRITHNFFYFDPLHGDYNVSGYNFQWTDGVFGMSLSEPQSDGHKILYFHAMSGITEFSVSTDVLKDSTLQKSSNYHAFHVEGIKGPRTQGPSSLIDPRTGIDYFAQVSRNGIACWDTSAPLNPDTFVLVAQDNTTMVFPNDLSIDPSCNTLYLLSDNLPQFLFSHYDLKKRNFFLTMANLDSLTPLCKKKA, from the exons ATGTGGCCATTTTTATTGATTGCGTTCCTCTCAGCGGGAAGCTGCCATGAATTTAAAACAGTTCATTCTTGGGACTTCATGGAGTTCAATCTTCCAAACGAGGATGTCCAAAAGGCCCTAATGTCTAGCGGGGATTATATTCCAGAACATAATATGCCCCTTGGCCTTCAAGTTTGGAAAGACAAAGTATTTGTCACTGTACCAAGATGGAGGAACGGTGTGATGTctaatttaaattatttctCAAAGAATGACAACTCAA CATCTCCTAAATTAACTCCCTACCCTAATTGGGAAACGAACGATATTCACAAAGACGGTGGTATCGTGAGCATTTTCCGTGTTAGAGCTGATGCTTGTAATCGACTTTGGGGTGTCGATACTGGTATCAGTGATATTCTAGGCAACACCACTGTTGTGCAGCCTATAAGAATTTTTGTGATCGACTTGAATACAGATCAG ATACTTAGGATTTACACTCTGAAAAATTCAGATCAAACGTCGAATTCATTTTTCGCCGATTTAGTTGTTGACGTTGATCCGAAAAATTGTGAAGATGCGTATCTTTACACTTCTGACTTGGGTGGATATGGAATAGTTGTCTACAGTTGGGCCAAAAATGATTCTTGGCGAATCACACACAATTTCTTCTATTTCGATCCTCTCCACG GCGATTACAATGTGAGTGGCTACAATTTCCAATGGACTGATGGCGTATTCGGAATGTCCTTGTCGGAACCACAAAGTGACGGACACAAGATTCTATATTTCCACGCGATGTCTGGTATCACTGAATTTTCGGTATCCACGGATGTTTTAAAGGACTCTACCCTACAGAAGTCCAGTAATTATCATGCATTCCATGTGGAGGGTATCAAGGGCCCGCGTACACAGGGACCGTCGTCTCTGATCGATCCACGGACTGGTATCGATTACTTTGCACAAGTTAGCCGAAATGGAATTGCTTGTTGGGACACGAGTGCACCGTTAAATCCAGATACCTTCG TACTCGTAGCGCAAGATAATACGACAATGGTCTTTCCCAATGACTTGTCCATCGACCCATCGTGCAACACGTTGTACCTCCTATCGGATAATTTGCCGCAATTCTTGTTCTCCCATTATGATTTAAAGAAGCGTAATTTCTTTCTTACAATGGCGAACCTTGACTCACTAACGCCTCTCTGCAAGAAGAAGGCTTAA
- the LOC143179767 gene encoding LOW QUALITY PROTEIN: uncharacterized protein LOC143179767 (The sequence of the model RefSeq protein was modified relative to this genomic sequence to represent the inferred CDS: substituted 1 base at 1 genomic stop codon), which translates to MGLTDLETIPDTGAVFTIGRSRFADNVASHFFIRKDPVVSITCGDEHSAVICQNGRLFVFGSNDWGQLGLGHRNHVSKPSCVKILKPEKVTHVACGRAHTLICTGGQKIFACGSDQEGQLGRGTSAIGDSASSPVLVYDSGLVGPKIVQIAAGSHHSLALTSDGGVFAWGSNLEGQLGLPDVSGLVNKPTKVHVPEPVKQISAGYYHSAFLTESGLIYVCGESESGKLGIDVNFSVQTAPKQMQLPTPAMHIACGGHHTIILAENGNLYCAGSNSSGQLGLGTNIIELHTPKLLPRGAVQNANINRIACGESHTAIVTDCGKLFTCGDGRHGKLGLEENENNVHELTFAARYKDLFVSNVACGGCHTLLVAHKRRINSPTQGEAEIQMEHLQKRNLPPLKLPVNRLQNEIHDDKNKEKEKEDLNQENSATETMTATTTSATTVKAPQNANNNEDSISNNVTHSTDNVKEPDSPGQSPKTTPKKLSEVKPNETSSEAISKETPSPINDSAESQESNTEDANKQVENDNAKSRIKVDTENNVEEIEKSETMNSEQNNKENNNKVTNESAMDHVETHEQADEKSNKMDSKESKDDIDDTSKSVKHETSSNNSKQEENSPTKQMFPSGSTPPPKPPRLKPGSGSNSPTEKAQSLEEEDKNGDENIMKEEVSVQKSETDDEKAPTRNRESSATKASMKSGSSRSATSRVDTEETIELDKQNNKEKVIDEGNMNNDNTPDEIDVVQSLPPKTGKMSKMFKSKKRQAIENGTKTNSTINHKSKVSIXYYIIYLNWLMNIYFISIPVENVFHPVIEDSSKTYCVPFFYDAYTYKKCIVGTKESKSDFVCKRI; encoded by the exons TTCTGAAACCGGAAAAGGTGACGCATGTCGCATGTGGGCGAGCACACACATTGATTTGCACAG GAGGTCAGAAGATTTTCGCTTGCGGTAGTGATCAGGAAGGACAGCTCGGTCGAGGGACATCCGCCATTGGGGATTCTGCAAGTTCTCCAGTATTAGTGTATGACTCAGGTCTAGTTGGACCTAAGATCGTTCAGATTGCAGCTGGTTCCCATCACTCGTTGGCTCTGACCAGTGACGGTGGTGTTTTCGCATGGGGTAGCAACTTAGAGGGTCAATTAGGACTACCTGATGTCTCTGGCTTGGTAAATAAACCGACGAAAGTGCACGTTCCTGAACCTGTAAAACAAATTAGTGCCGGTTATTACCACTCTGCATTTCTAACAG AAAGTGGTCTCATTTACGTTTGTGGCGAGTCAGAAAGTGGAAAATTGGGGATCGACGTCAATTTTTCTGTCCAAACGGCACCCAAACAAATGCAGTTACCCACTCCTGCCATGCACATAGCATGTGGCGGTCATCATACTATCATATTAGCGG AAAATGGAAATTTATATTGCGCCGGAAGTAATTCAAGTGGTCAACTTGGATTAGGAACAAATATTATAGAACTTCACACACCGAAACTTCTTCCACGTGGTGCAGTGCAAAATGCAAATATTAATCGAATTGCTTGTGGAGAGAGTCATACAGCTATTGTTACTG ACTGTGGAAAACTTTTCACATGCGGCGATGGAAGACATGGGAAATTAGGTTTAGAGGAAAATGAAAACAACGTTCACGAATTAACTTTCGCTGCCAGATACAAGGACCTCTTTGTTTCAAAc GTTGCATGTGGTGGTTGCCATACACTTTTGGTCGCACACAAACGTAGAATAAATAGTCCAACGCAAggggaagcagaaatacaaatg GAACACCTACAAAAAAGAAATTTACCTCCCTTGAAGCTTCCTGTAAATAGACTGCAAAATGAAATTCACGAcgacaaaaataaagaaaaagaaaaggagGACTTAAATCAAGAAAACAGTGCAACAGAAACGATGACTGCGACCACCACTTCAGCAACAACAGTAAAAGCACCACAGAATGCAAATAATAATGAAGACAGTATCAGTAACAATGTTACGCACTCCACAGACAATGTCAAAGAACCTGACAGTCCTGGACAGTCTCCAAAAACTACTCCAAAAAAATTATCAGAAGTCAAACCGAATGAAACATCATCAGAAGCAATATCAAAGGAAACACCATCACCCATAAACGATTCTGCCGAGTCCCAAGAATCTAATACAGAGGATGCAAACAAACAAGTAGAAAACGACAATGCGAAGTCAAGAATAAAAGTGGATACAGAAAACAATGTTGAAGAGATAGAAAAATCCGAAACAATGAATAGTGAACAGAAcaataaagaaaataataacAAAGTAACCAATGAATCTGCAATGGATCACGTAGAAACTCATGAACAAGCGGATGAGAAAAGTAACAAAATGGACAGTAAAGAAAGTAAAGATGATATAGATGACACGTCAAAATCAGTGAAGCACGAAACGAGTTCGAATAACAGCAAGCAGGAAGAGAACAGTCCTACAAAGCAAATGTTTCCTTCCGGTTCTACGCCTCCACCAAAGCCACCGAGGCTAAAACCCGGAAGTGGTAGCAATTCTCCTACAGAGAAAGCACAATCACTAGAAGAGGAAGATAAAAATGGAGATGAAAATATAATGAAGGAAGAAGTTTCGGTCCAAAAATCTGAAACGGATGATGAAAAAGCTCCGACACGGAATCGGGAATCAAGTGCAACGAAAGCTTCCATGAAAAGCGGAAGTAGTAGATCGGCGACGTCTAGAGTGGATACAGAAGAAACTATAGAACTTGATAAGCAGAATAATAAGGAAAAGGTCATCGATGAGGGAAATATGAATAATGATAATACCCCAGATGAGATTGATGTTGTACAGTCACTGCCACCAAAAACGG GCAAAATGTCAAAGATGTTTAAGAGCAAGAAACGCCAAGCAATAGAAAATGGCACAAAAACGAATAGTACTATAAATCATAAATCTAAGGTGagtatataatattatataatttacttaaa CTGGTTAATGAAcatttatttcatttcaattCCAGTCGAAAATGTGTTCCAtcctgtgattgaggattcttcaAAGACGTATTGCGTTCCATTTTTTTATGATGCTTATACATATAAGAAGTGTATAGTCGGGACCAAGGAATCAAAAAGTGATTTTGTTTGTAAGCGAATATga